Proteins encoded in a region of the Miscanthus floridulus cultivar M001 unplaced genomic scaffold, ASM1932011v1 fs_735_1_2, whole genome shotgun sequence genome:
- the LOC136532872 gene encoding proline-rich receptor-like protein kinase PERK8, producing MASAPTTAGAASSPSPASSRPTATPADTAATPPAAPPPLTSPPPAAPPPSSHSHLQPPGPPRHTAPPPPRPPLLSPPPTSPTPSAAPTRSLSPPASPAPASPPSNSPPPSAPPPTRHRTLPTPAIAVDPAHSGAVKNPSSNKSSSPGAPSRSPAPFGGLGNGVVIAIAAGVVALLVLSLLVTAVWFNNKRKRKQMNGYRAGFMSPTSPFSSQQPSGESANVGSSVDPSVHTKYSAGSPRLKQCLSDISMGNSRFFSYDELYQITDGFSAQRLLGEGGFGSVYKGRLPDGKHVAIKRLKDGGGQGEREFQAEVEIISRVHHRHLVSLVGYCIFNDQRLLVYDFVPNNTLHYHLHGHGMPVLEWSMRVKIAAGAARGIAYLHEDCHLRIIHRDIKSSNILLDNNFEAKVADFGLARLALDAVTHVTTRVMGTFGYMAPEYASSGKLTDRSDVFSFGVVLLELITGQKPVDASRPLGDESLVEWSRPLLSRALDTGDLGGLVDPRLEMNLNEVEMFHMIEAAAACIRHSASRRPRMSQVVRVLESSADIDLTNGVQPGQSQLFNVANTAEIRMFRRMVAGAQDDDSSDLTQYDWSRGSDAAPSSRILVSCNDGLVAF from the exons ATGGCCTCCGCCCCCACCACTGCCGGGGCCGCCTCTTCTCCGTCACCGGCGTCCTCGCGGCCCACTGCCACACCGGCCGACACCGCTGCGACGCCACCGGCCGCGCCCCCGCCCCTCACCTCTCCCCCACCCGCCGCTCCTCCACCCTCCTCCCACTCCCACTTGCAGCCGCCTGGGCCTCCTCGACatacggctcctcctcctccaaggCCACCGCTGCTCTCGCCCCCTCCAACGTCCCCGACGCCGTCTGCCGCTCCGACGCGCTCGCTCTCTCCGCCAGCGTCCCCGGCCCCTGCATCACCTCCTTCCAACTCTCCTCCGCCATCAGCACCACCACCGACTAGACACAGGACATTGCCTACGCCTGCCATTGCAGTTGACCCGGCCCACTCCGGCGCCGTCAAGAACCCAAGTTCGAACAAGTCGTCCAGCCCAGGTGCGCCGTCCAGGAGCCCAGCTCCTTTTGGCGGCCTTGGTAATGGTGTTGTCATAGCCATCGCTGCTGGGGTGGTCGCCCTGCTTGTACTTAGCCTCCTAGTCACAGCAGTTTGGTTCAACAACAAGCGCAAGAGGAAGCAAATGAATGGTTACAGAGCTGGTTTCATGTCCCCTACCTCGCCTTTTTCTTCGCAGCAACCTTCGG GTGAATCTGCAAATGTAGGATCGTCAGTTGATCCTTCTGTCCATACCAAGTATAGCGCCGGGAGCCCCAGGCTGAAACAATGCTTGTCGGATATCAGCATGGGCAACTCCAGGTTCTTCTCATATGACGAGCTGTATCAGATTACTGATGGTTTCTCAGCTCAGAGGCTGCTAGGGGAAGGAGGCTTTGGGTCGGTGTACAAGGGCCGCCTGCCAGATGGTAAACATGTCGCCATTAAACGACTAAAGGATGGTGGCGGACAAGGGGAACGCGAGTTCCAGGCTGAAGTCGAGATAATTAGCCGTGTGCATCACCGTCATTTGGTTTCCCTTGTGGGATACTGCATTTTCAATGACCAAAGGTTACTTGTATATGACTTTGTTCCTAATAACACGCTGCATTATCATCTTCACG GACACGGAATGCCTGTGTTAGAGTGGTCCATGCGAGTTAAAATTGCTGCAGGTGCTGCTCGTGGAATTGCTTATCTACACGAAGATT GCCATCTGAGGATAATTCATCGAGACATCAAGTCCTCAAACATTTTGTTGGATAACAATTTTGAGGCAAAG GTTGCTGATTTTGGTCTTGCGAGGTTGGCTTTGGATGCTGTAACCCATGTAACAACCCGTGTTATGGGAACATTTGG GTACATGGCTCCGGAGTATGCCTCAAGTGGCAAACTGACTGACAGATCAGATGTATTCTCTTTTGGTGTAGTTTTGTTAGAGCTTATTACCGGTCAAAAACCTGTTGATGCATCGagaccactaggtgacgagagcCTCGTCGAGTGG TCTAGGCCATTGCTTTCTCGAGCCCTGGATACAGGCGATTTGGGAGGGTTGGTTGACCCCAGGCTTGAGATGAATTTGAATGAGGTGGAGATGTTCCACATGATCGAGGCTGCTGCAGCCTGCATTCGGCACTCGGCATCAAGGAGGCCCAGAATGAGCCAG GTGGTGCGAGTTCTTGAGAGCTCAGCGGACATTGACCTAACAAATGGCGTTCAGCCTGGGCAAAGCCAGCTCTTCAACGTGGCCAACACGGCGGAGATAAGGATGTTCCGGCGGATGGTGGCCGGTGCGCAAGATGACGACAGCTCCGACTTGACACAATACGATTGGAGCAGAGGTAGTGACGCCGCCCCGAGTTCCAGGATCCTTGTAAGTTGTAACGATGGCCTTGTTGCTTTCTGA
- the LOC136532871 gene encoding uncharacterized protein isoform X2, whose protein sequence is MADPDELGRRLAAVAVSESPTAAAAALESSNNIFQVMRAVEDAEATIRQQLEENSRLKDELMLKTQELHRIRSEATNQASSRGIHQDRALAAHTDTSSTAPIGTTATAAEAFKWGAGEPMLQDAGIKHKYLEATQANGIPRKSSGDQSAPDSAFPSQLSTPSSRSLSPTRHRKEPDYDSRLNLSGQGALPVSDLNSNVVIWKQDLLVKVKEQEEEIAQLRRHLSDYSVKEARILNEKHVLEKRIAYMRMAFDQQQQDLVDAASKALSYRQDIIEENIRLTYALQAAHQERSTFVSSLLPLLSEYNLQPPVLDAQSIVSNLKVLFKHLQEKLIITEEKLKESQYQIAPWHAESSNNTSAAAQSPSHTPGNALSKANLDIVPQQAYSHVQSPASPVRARRDWDLLGNENRQVIRSEVATTSAEHDNVGRTSPSTSNHNMKDVPQGTDHDSRAVLFNIESKDQNPSFKDLVRSDASENLEGAEAQVPQETSAQWDSGGSPNLASGLDDANPPYPYLPTVLEEPSSSFSEVAEDDPLPAIDGLRITGEAFPGRELQASGYSIHGTTSCNFEWVRHLDDGSVNFIEGARQPTYLVTADDVDSVLAIEVQPLDDRKRKGEIVKVYANDQRKITCDPETKEHIKKILSMGHVSYEVLLPVRFLDMWEPAVLAIKREGYSVKCNGQRGVVVTEKFQQAMTINIPFGRPTEFSIVSTDGAEYNLKPAENAPSRDAIVLILRLFRMKAVEKSKGRRKGIFFK, encoded by the exons ATGGCCGATCCCGACGAGCTCGGCCGCCGCCTCGCCGCGGTCGCCGTCTCCGAGTCTCCTACTGCCGCCGCGGCTGCGCTGGAGAGCAGCAACAACATCTTCCAGGTGATGCGCGCCGTCGAGGACGCGGAGGCCACCATCCGCCAGCAG CTGGAGGAGAACAGCCGGTTGAAGGACGAGCTGATGCTCAAGACGCAGGAGCTCCACAGAATT AGGTCAGAAGCCACAAACCAAGCTTCTTCTCGTGGGATCCATCAGGATCGCGCTCTCGCCGCCCACACAGACACCTCCTCCACTGCTCCCATTGGGACTACCGCTACAGCAGCAGAGGCCTTCAAATGGGGAGCTGGGGAGCCCATGTTGCAGGATGCCGGCATCAAGCACAAGTACCTCGAGGCCACCCAGGCTAATGGAATTCCCCGTAAATCATCAGGGGACCAGAGCGCTCCCGATAGTGCGTTCCCATCTCAGCTATCTACCCCGTCTTCTCGTTCCCTCTCACCAACTAG GCACCGCAAAGAACCAGACTATGATTCTAGGCTCAACTTATCCGGACAAGGCGCACTGCCTGTTTCAGACCTCAACTCAAATGTTGTCATCTGGAAGCAG GATCTCCTTGTTAAGGTTAAAGAACAAGAGGAGGAGATTGCACAACTGAGAAGGCATCTCTCTGACTACTCTGTCAAG GAGGCCCGAATACTTAATGAGAAACATGTCCTGGAAAAACGCATTGCATATATGCGCATG GCGTTTGATCAGCAGCAGCAAGATCTGGTTGATGCTGCATCGAAAGCTTTGTCTTACAGACAGGATATTATTGAAGAAAACATCCGTCTTACATATGCATTGCAG GCAGCGCATCAAGAGAgatcaacatttgtatcttcTTTATTGCCTCTTCTATCGGAATATAACCTTCAGCCTCCTGTTCTTGACGCTCAGTCCATTGTTAGCAATCTGAAG GTTCTGTTTAAGCATTTGCAAGAAAAGCTTATTATTACTGAG GAGAAGCTGAAGGAATCACAATACCAGATTGCTCCTTGGCATGCTGAATCTTCAAATAATACAAGTGCTGCTGCACAGTCACCTTCTCATACTCCTGGAAATGCATTG AGCAAAGCCAACCTTGACATTGTGCCCCAGCAAGCATACTCTCATGTACAGTCTCCAGCTTCTCCTGTTCGAGCTAGGCGTGACTGGGATTTGTTAGGGAATGAAAATCGTCAGGTCATTCGAAGTGAGGTTGCCACAACAAGTGCAGAGCATGATAATGTTGGAAGGACCTCTCCTTCAACCAG CAACCATAACATGAAGGATGTCCCTCAAGGAACTGACCATGATTCCCGTGCTGTTCTATTTAACATTGAATCCAAGGATCAAAACCCATCATTCAAGGACCTTGTTAGGAGTGATGCCTCGGAAAATCTCGAGGGAGCTGAAGCCCAAGTTCCACAAGAAACTTCTGCACAGTGGGATTCTGGAGGCTCACCTAATTTGGCATCTGGTCTTGATGATGCAAATCCACCATACCCTTATCTTCCTACTGTCCTTGAGGAGCCTAGTTCTTCTTTTTCTGAAG TTGCAGAGGATGATCCGCTGCCAGCCATAGATGGGCTGCGAATCACAGGTGAAGCCTTTCCTGGAAGAGAACTTCAAGCAAGTGGGTACTCCATCCATGGAACCACAAGCTGTAATTTTGAG TGGGTGCGCCATTTGGACGATGGATCAGTAAATTTCATAGAAG GTGCACGGCAGCCCACCTATTTAGTAACTGCTGATGATGTGGACTCTGTACTAGCAATTGAAGTCCAGCCTCTGGATGACAGAAAAAGAAAG GGGGAGATTGTGAAGGTTTATGCTAATGATCAAAGAAAAATTACATGTG ATCCTGAAACCAAGGAACATATTAAGAAAATTCTCTCTATGGGACATGTGTCTTATGAAGTTCTATTACCT GTTAGATTTTTAGATATGTGGGAACCAGCTGTCTTGGCAATAAAGAGGGAAGGTTACAGTGTTAAGTGTAATGGACAGCGTGGTGTCGTCGTTACAGAGAAATTCCAGCAAGCGATGACC ATCAATATCCCATTTGGGCGTCCTACTGAGTTCTCAATTGTGTCCACTGATGGTGCTGAGTACAATTTAAAGCCTGCAGAAAATGCCCC ATCACGAGATGCCATTGTTCTAATACTAAGGCTATTCAGAATGAAG GCTGTTGAGAAGAGTAAGGGAAGAAGAAAGGGCATCTTCTTCAAGTAG
- the LOC136532871 gene encoding uncharacterized protein isoform X1, producing the protein MADPDELGRRLAAVAVSESPTAAAAALESSNNIFQVMRAVEDAEATIRQQLEENSRLKDELMLKTQELHRIRSEATNQASSRGIHQDRALAAHTDTSSTAPIGTTATAAEAFKWGAGEPMLQDAGIKHKYLEATQANGIPRKSSGDQSAPDSAFPSQLSTPSSRSLSPTRHRKEPDYDSRLNLSGQGALPVSDLNSNVVIWKQDLLVKVKEQEEEIAQLRRHLSDYSVKEARILNEKHVLEKRIAYMRMAFDQQQQDLVDAASKALSYRQDIIEENIRLTYALQAAHQERSTFVSSLLPLLSEYNLQPPVLDAQSIVSNLKVLFKHLQEKLIITEEKLKESQYQIAPWHAESSNNTSAAAQSPSHTPGNALSKANLDIVPQQAYSHVQSPASPVRARRDWDLLGNENRQVIRSEVATTSAEHDNVGRTSPSTSNHNMKDVPQGTDHDSRAVLFNIESKDQNPSFKDLVRSDASENLEGAEAQVPQETSAQWDSGGSPNLASGLDDANPPYPYLPTVLEEPSSSFSEEDDPLPAIDGLRITGEAFPGRELQASGYSIHGTTSCNFEWVRHLDDGSVNFIEGTFSCNATTTTTTTKPLSPKQVGVG; encoded by the exons ATGGCCGATCCCGACGAGCTCGGCCGCCGCCTCGCCGCGGTCGCCGTCTCCGAGTCTCCTACTGCCGCCGCGGCTGCGCTGGAGAGCAGCAACAACATCTTCCAGGTGATGCGCGCCGTCGAGGACGCGGAGGCCACCATCCGCCAGCAG CTGGAGGAGAACAGCCGGTTGAAGGACGAGCTGATGCTCAAGACGCAGGAGCTCCACAGAATT AGGTCAGAAGCCACAAACCAAGCTTCTTCTCGTGGGATCCATCAGGATCGCGCTCTCGCCGCCCACACAGACACCTCCTCCACTGCTCCCATTGGGACTACCGCTACAGCAGCAGAGGCCTTCAAATGGGGAGCTGGGGAGCCCATGTTGCAGGATGCCGGCATCAAGCACAAGTACCTCGAGGCCACCCAGGCTAATGGAATTCCCCGTAAATCATCAGGGGACCAGAGCGCTCCCGATAGTGCGTTCCCATCTCAGCTATCTACCCCGTCTTCTCGTTCCCTCTCACCAACTAG GCACCGCAAAGAACCAGACTATGATTCTAGGCTCAACTTATCCGGACAAGGCGCACTGCCTGTTTCAGACCTCAACTCAAATGTTGTCATCTGGAAGCAG GATCTCCTTGTTAAGGTTAAAGAACAAGAGGAGGAGATTGCACAACTGAGAAGGCATCTCTCTGACTACTCTGTCAAG GAGGCCCGAATACTTAATGAGAAACATGTCCTGGAAAAACGCATTGCATATATGCGCATG GCGTTTGATCAGCAGCAGCAAGATCTGGTTGATGCTGCATCGAAAGCTTTGTCTTACAGACAGGATATTATTGAAGAAAACATCCGTCTTACATATGCATTGCAG GCAGCGCATCAAGAGAgatcaacatttgtatcttcTTTATTGCCTCTTCTATCGGAATATAACCTTCAGCCTCCTGTTCTTGACGCTCAGTCCATTGTTAGCAATCTGAAG GTTCTGTTTAAGCATTTGCAAGAAAAGCTTATTATTACTGAG GAGAAGCTGAAGGAATCACAATACCAGATTGCTCCTTGGCATGCTGAATCTTCAAATAATACAAGTGCTGCTGCACAGTCACCTTCTCATACTCCTGGAAATGCATTG AGCAAAGCCAACCTTGACATTGTGCCCCAGCAAGCATACTCTCATGTACAGTCTCCAGCTTCTCCTGTTCGAGCTAGGCGTGACTGGGATTTGTTAGGGAATGAAAATCGTCAGGTCATTCGAAGTGAGGTTGCCACAACAAGTGCAGAGCATGATAATGTTGGAAGGACCTCTCCTTCAACCAG CAACCATAACATGAAGGATGTCCCTCAAGGAACTGACCATGATTCCCGTGCTGTTCTATTTAACATTGAATCCAAGGATCAAAACCCATCATTCAAGGACCTTGTTAGGAGTGATGCCTCGGAAAATCTCGAGGGAGCTGAAGCCCAAGTTCCACAAGAAACTTCTGCACAGTGGGATTCTGGAGGCTCACCTAATTTGGCATCTGGTCTTGATGATGCAAATCCACCATACCCTTATCTTCCTACTGTCCTTGAGGAGCCTAGTTCTTCTTTTTCTGAAG AGGATGATCCGCTGCCAGCCATAGATGGGCTGCGAATCACAGGTGAAGCCTTTCCTGGAAGAGAACTTCAAGCAAGTGGGTACTCCATCCATGGAACCACAAGCTGTAATTTTGAG TGGGTGCGCCATTTGGACGATGGATCAGTAAATTTCATAGAAGGTACCTTTTCTTGtaatgcaacaacaacaacaacaacaacaaagcctttaagtcccaaacaagttggggtaggctag